One Turneriella parva DSM 21527 genomic region harbors:
- a CDS encoding L-threonylcarbamoyladenylate synthase — translation MTELGTNVEKAAELLRRGELVAIPTETVYGLAANALSSDAVLKIYAAKGRPAFNPLIVHVRGAAEFSRYAEEVPELVMQLAAHFSPGPLTFVLKKKSNVPDETTGGGNSVALRVPAHPMALDLLHQLDFPLAAPSANPSGFISPVTAAHVADQLGGLIPYVLDGGACSVGLESTVVAVQGDTITVLRLGGVKISDLQLAAPQATVVTSTTPAAASPGQLRSHYAPRTRLVLGNLDKLIQEHRSKKVAVLALADLPPHQNIVAGAKLSPTRNLDEAARNLFASLHRLDAAGAEIILAERMPEEGFGPAINDRLERASV, via the coding sequence ATGACCGAACTGGGCACTAACGTTGAAAAAGCTGCTGAGCTGCTGCGCCGCGGTGAGCTCGTGGCGATACCGACTGAAACGGTCTATGGGCTTGCGGCCAACGCGCTCAGCAGCGACGCCGTGCTGAAAATTTACGCAGCCAAGGGCAGGCCCGCCTTTAACCCGCTGATCGTGCACGTTAGGGGCGCCGCAGAATTCTCGCGCTACGCAGAAGAAGTTCCCGAACTTGTGATGCAGCTCGCAGCCCATTTTTCACCGGGCCCGCTGACGTTTGTATTAAAGAAGAAATCGAATGTACCTGACGAGACAACCGGCGGCGGCAACAGCGTCGCCTTGCGCGTGCCGGCGCACCCGATGGCGCTCGACCTCTTGCACCAGCTCGACTTTCCGCTTGCGGCGCCGAGCGCAAACCCTTCGGGCTTTATCAGCCCAGTCACGGCGGCTCATGTCGCCGACCAGCTCGGCGGTCTGATACCGTACGTGCTCGACGGCGGCGCGTGCAGCGTCGGCCTCGAATCGACGGTGGTTGCAGTGCAGGGCGACACGATCACCGTACTGCGTTTAGGTGGCGTCAAAATTTCTGACCTTCAGCTGGCGGCGCCCCAGGCGACCGTCGTCACATCGACGACGCCCGCCGCCGCCTCGCCCGGCCAATTGCGTTCGCACTATGCACCGCGTACTCGCCTCGTGCTTGGCAATCTCGATAAACTGATACAAGAGCACCGCAGCAAGAAAGTGGCTGTATTAGCGTTGGCGGATTTACCCCCGCACCAAAACATCGTCGCGGGTGCAAAACTCTCGCCGACGCGAAACCTCGACGAAGCTGCGCGCAACCTGTTTGCCTCGCTGCACCGGCTCGATGCTGCGGGCGCAGAAATTATACTCGCCGAACGCATGCCCGAAGAGGGTTTTGGCCCGGCGATCAATGATCGCTTAGAAAGGGCAAGTGTCTAG
- a CDS encoding alkane 1-monooxygenase, with the protein MTRSKKLAFLLVIQMPLQIIVGYLIGFNYFSLVMVFIAIPIADQILGHDASNPHADQAAALARDRFFLIMPVLWVPCQIAILIWGAVLIQGDTLPFCQKVGLGFSIAVMTGSGIIIAHEFGHRHSAWERTLAKVLLASVCYMHFIIEHNLGHHTRVATPEDPSSARVGENFYSFWLRSVGGSYRSAWQLELQRLRHKGYSLWGWHNQMLWFLLIPVAIGGAFYFLIGAYALLFFVLQSFFAFSMLELINYIEHYGLTRTKKQNGEYEPVSTRHSWNANQLLSNLYMIHLERHSDHHHNPTLRYQLLSHRDESPQLPGGYGAMFPLALVPPLWFRVIDPLLEKYRQG; encoded by the coding sequence GTGACAAGATCGAAAAAACTGGCTTTTCTTCTCGTGATACAGATGCCGCTGCAGATTATTGTCGGGTATCTGATCGGCTTCAACTACTTTTCGCTCGTTATGGTTTTTATCGCAATACCCATCGCTGATCAGATTCTGGGTCATGACGCGAGCAATCCGCATGCTGATCAGGCAGCCGCATTGGCGCGCGATCGTTTTTTTCTGATTATGCCGGTACTGTGGGTGCCGTGCCAGATCGCCATTCTCATCTGGGGCGCAGTTCTCATTCAGGGCGATACTCTGCCCTTCTGCCAAAAGGTTGGCCTCGGGTTTTCTATCGCGGTGATGACGGGCTCAGGAATCATTATCGCGCACGAATTCGGTCACCGGCACAGCGCCTGGGAGCGCACGCTGGCAAAGGTGTTGCTGGCATCGGTATGTTACATGCACTTCATCATAGAACACAACCTCGGCCACCATACTCGGGTGGCCACCCCAGAAGACCCGTCTTCGGCGCGGGTGGGCGAGAATTTTTACTCGTTTTGGCTGCGTTCGGTCGGCGGCAGCTACCGCTCAGCCTGGCAGCTTGAGCTACAACGGCTGCGGCACAAGGGTTATTCTCTCTGGGGCTGGCACAACCAGATGTTGTGGTTTCTGCTTATTCCCGTCGCGATCGGCGGGGCATTTTATTTTCTGATCGGCGCCTATGCGCTTTTGTTTTTCGTGTTGCAGAGCTTCTTTGCGTTCAGCATGCTCGAGCTGATTAATTACATCGAACACTATGGATTGACACGCACGAAAAAGCAGAACGGCGAATACGAACCCGTATCGACCCGCCATTCGTGGAACGCGAACCAGCTGTTATCGAATCTTTATATGATACACCTCGAGCGGCATAGCGACCACCATCACAATCCGACGCTGCGATATCAACTGTTAAGCCACCGCGACGAAAGCCCGCAGCTGCCGGGCGGTTACGGGGCGATGTTTCCGCTGGCACTCGTGCCGCCCCTGTGGTTTCGCGTCATCGATCCGCTGCTTGAGAAATACCGGCAGGGTTAA
- a CDS encoding AMP-binding protein: MPTIHEKFFATVRKFGGKTAFTFIDRQFSYDEYNRLSNRIAHGLQARGLQPGDRVAIHLPNLPQYLVFMMGALKAGCIISGLSPLATPREIADQINDLGAAAVISFDDVYVKNVQELVPALASLRLIVVTRPLDLMPFLIQFFGRLLGKVPYPDIRFRDAREIWFNEFLAAQSDSDCLVARLVTDTAAIQYTGGTTGRSKGAMLSHANLLANIEQSIAVTHPEIGSETGLSILPFFHIAGLIAALNTIVIAGAWLLIPNPRDLDFIVRQLKKYRPSLIFAVPLLYEKLLARDDFRRVDFSELKFAMSGAAPMSDALKESLEAVIKVPVLEGYGMTEASPGITVNYPGRVKPGTVGQALPGTELKISALDGGAEGELHVSGPQVMQGYWNNPQETQAALQTHEGKVWLKTGDIARIDAEGYVTIVDRLKDMVNVGGYKVFSVEVEAVMQQHSAIAVAAILAKKHSDHATESVKLVVELRPGHEQSDKPALREDILRFAREKLAAYKVPREIEFVPTIPLTPIGKVDKKALRALIAEEGTK, encoded by the coding sequence GTGCCGACAATTCACGAAAAATTTTTCGCCACGGTACGTAAATTCGGCGGCAAGACTGCCTTCACGTTCATCGATCGCCAATTTTCTTACGATGAATATAACCGCTTGAGCAACCGCATCGCGCACGGTCTGCAGGCGCGGGGGTTACAACCAGGCGACAGAGTCGCGATACACCTGCCCAACCTGCCGCAATATCTGGTTTTCATGATGGGTGCACTCAAAGCCGGGTGTATCATTTCGGGACTATCGCCCCTCGCAACGCCGCGCGAGATAGCAGATCAAATAAATGACCTGGGTGCCGCAGCAGTCATCAGCTTCGACGACGTTTATGTGAAAAACGTACAAGAGCTTGTGCCGGCTCTGGCCTCATTGCGGTTGATCGTGGTAACGCGCCCTCTCGATCTGATGCCTTTTCTGATACAGTTTTTCGGCCGCCTGCTCGGTAAGGTACCATATCCTGATATTCGGTTCAGAGATGCGCGCGAAATCTGGTTCAACGAGTTTTTGGCCGCGCAGAGTGATTCTGATTGTCTGGTCGCGAGGCTAGTCACAGATACCGCGGCGATACAGTACACGGGCGGTACAACCGGCCGCAGCAAAGGAGCGATGCTATCGCATGCGAATCTTTTGGCGAATATCGAACAATCCATTGCGGTCACACATCCCGAAATCGGCAGTGAAACGGGACTTTCCATCTTGCCGTTTTTTCACATCGCCGGGCTTATCGCCGCGCTCAACACAATCGTGATTGCCGGCGCGTGGCTCTTGATTCCAAACCCCCGCGATCTCGATTTCATCGTGCGGCAGTTAAAAAAGTACCGCCCCAGCCTGATCTTTGCAGTGCCGCTGCTTTATGAGAAACTTCTGGCGCGTGATGATTTCCGCCGTGTCGATTTCAGTGAGCTAAAATTCGCAATGTCGGGGGCCGCACCGATGAGCGATGCGCTCAAAGAATCTCTCGAAGCAGTCATCAAGGTGCCCGTGCTCGAAGGTTACGGCATGACCGAAGCTTCGCCTGGCATAACAGTCAATTACCCCGGGCGAGTGAAACCCGGCACCGTAGGGCAGGCTCTGCCGGGTACCGAGCTTAAAATATCTGCGCTCGACGGCGGTGCCGAGGGCGAACTTCACGTTTCGGGCCCGCAGGTGATGCAGGGTTACTGGAACAATCCGCAAGAGACGCAGGCGGCACTACAAACACATGAAGGTAAGGTCTGGCTAAAAACGGGCGATATCGCGCGCATCGATGCAGAGGGCTATGTGACGATTGTCGACCGTTTAAAAGACATGGTGAACGTCGGCGGCTATAAGGTTTTTTCGGTCGAGGTCGAGGCGGTGATGCAGCAGCATTCGGCTATTGCCGTCGCCGCAATACTGGCGAAAAAGCATTCCGATCACGCAACCGAATCTGTCAAGCTGGTCGTTGAGCTTCGACCAGGCCATGAACAGAGCGACAAACCTGCGCTGCGCGAAGATATTCTGCGCTTCGCGCGGGAGAAACTTGCGGCATACAAAGTACCGCGTGAAATTGAATTTGTGCCGACGATTCCGTTAACACCGATCGGTAAGGTCGATAAAAAGGCACTCAGGGCCTTGATCGCCGAAGAGGGTACAAAGTGA